The Mycetohabitans endofungorum genome contains a region encoding:
- the mltB gene encoding lytic murein transglycosylase B — MTRGTQAVLFMLATAHGAALAAPISTAPSGSRPMIVAQAQPETPVPPGQTFEEEIVPQRYAANPNVDAFINDMVARYDFDSKALHALFNQAVYSKTAVKLVLPAPTPTLKNWQAYQARFIEPVRINAGVEFWQQNKAVLQQASEQFGVPPEVIVGIIGVETLYGRYMGNFRVLDALTTLAFDYPDTSNRTQRMALFRKNLEDFLVWTRSAGIEPTTVLGSYTGAIGIPQFLPSSIIEYALDYEGNHRIDLRNSPADAIGSVANYLKQHGWESGRPVVWHIRADAGSIGIAQAAAHGQAEPRWALQQLLRAGMLLDERGVDTASEAGTPVTVVELPTPGQPPQYMLGLRNFYVLTRYNRSFFYALAVYQLGERVKAQMQALSATPPRPAAPAAPSALQ; from the coding sequence ATGACCCGCGGGACACAGGCGGTGCTGTTCATGCTCGCCACCGCGCATGGCGCGGCGCTCGCCGCGCCGATCAGCACGGCGCCGAGCGGCTCCCGCCCGATGATCGTCGCCCAGGCGCAACCGGAGACGCCGGTGCCGCCAGGCCAGACGTTCGAGGAGGAAATCGTGCCGCAGCGCTATGCGGCCAATCCGAATGTCGATGCGTTCATCAACGACATGGTCGCCCGGTACGATTTCGATTCGAAGGCGCTGCACGCGCTGTTCAACCAAGCCGTGTATTCGAAAACCGCGGTCAAGCTGGTACTTCCCGCTCCAACGCCAACACTCAAGAATTGGCAGGCATACCAGGCACGCTTCATTGAACCGGTGCGCATCAACGCGGGTGTGGAGTTCTGGCAACAGAATAAGGCGGTGCTGCAACAAGCTAGCGAACAATTCGGCGTGCCGCCGGAAGTGATCGTCGGCATCATTGGCGTCGAAACATTGTATGGCCGGTACATGGGCAACTTCCGCGTGCTCGACGCGCTGACCACCCTCGCGTTCGATTATCCAGACACGTCCAATCGCACGCAACGCATGGCGCTGTTCCGCAAGAACCTAGAGGACTTCCTGGTCTGGACCCGCAGTGCCGGCATCGAGCCGACCACGGTGCTGGGCTCCTACACGGGCGCAATCGGCATCCCGCAGTTCCTGCCGAGCAGCATCATCGAATACGCGCTCGATTACGAGGGCAATCACCGTATCGACTTGCGCAACAGCCCGGCCGATGCAATCGGCAGCGTCGCCAACTATCTGAAGCAGCACGGCTGGGAAAGCGGCCGGCCGGTCGTATGGCACATTCGCGCGGATGCCGGCAGCATTGGCATTGCGCAGGCCGCCGCGCACGGGCAGGCCGAACCTCGCTGGGCGCTGCAACAACTGTTGCGCGCCGGCATGCTACTCGATGAACGCGGCGTCGATACGGCAAGCGAAGCCGGAACACCTGTGACCGTGGTCGAACTGCCCACCCCCGGACAACCCCCGCAGTACATGCTCGGGTTAAGAAATTTCTACGTGTTGACCCGTTACAATCGCAGCTTCTTTTATGCACTGGCGGTGTATCAACTGGGCGAACGGGTCAAGGCGCAGATGCAAGCCCTTTCCGCGACACCGCCTCGGCCGGCAGCACCCGCCGCGCCGTCCGCGCTGCAGTAG
- the cysM gene encoding cysteine synthase CysM, whose protein sequence is MAYKTIQDTIGNTPLVQLVRLPEDDIHSRGNVILAKLEGNNPAGSVKDRPALSMISKAEQRGRIKPGDTLIEATSGNTGIALAMAAAIRGYKMVLLMPEDLSVERQQSMAAYGAQIVLTPVKGGMEYARDLAEQMQRDGKGVILDQFANPDNPAAHYEGTGPEIWRDTDGRVTHFVSSMGTTGTIMGVSQYLKEQNTRIEIIGAQPDEGSRIPGIRKWPDAYLPKIFDRARVDRIEHVSQPASEAMARRLAAVEGIFCGISSGGACEVALRIARQTQNATIVFIVCDRGDRYLSTGVFSA, encoded by the coding sequence ATGGCTTATAAAACAATTCAAGACACAATCGGCAACACGCCGCTAGTTCAACTGGTCAGGCTGCCTGAAGATGACATCCACAGCCGGGGCAATGTGATTCTGGCTAAGCTCGAGGGAAACAATCCGGCCGGATCAGTGAAGGACCGTCCCGCGCTGTCAATGATCAGCAAGGCTGAGCAACGCGGTCGCATCAAACCAGGAGATACGCTGATCGAGGCGACCAGCGGCAATACGGGCATTGCGCTGGCGATGGCGGCAGCGATCCGAGGCTACAAGATGGTGCTGTTGATGCCAGAGGATCTGTCGGTCGAGCGCCAGCAGAGCATGGCCGCGTATGGCGCGCAGATCGTGCTGACGCCGGTCAAAGGCGGCATGGAGTATGCACGCGACCTGGCCGAGCAAATGCAGCGCGACGGCAAGGGCGTGATACTCGACCAATTCGCCAACCCGGATAACCCGGCTGCACACTACGAGGGTACCGGGCCAGAGATCTGGCGTGATACTGATGGGCGTGTCACGCATTTCGTTTCGTCTATGGGCACCACCGGCACGATCATGGGCGTGTCGCAATACCTAAAGGAGCAGAACACGCGCATCGAAATCATCGGCGCACAACCGGACGAGGGTTCCCGTATCCCGGGCATTCGCAAGTGGCCGGACGCGTATCTACCGAAGATCTTCGACCGCGCGCGCGTGGACCGCATCGAGCACGTGAGCCAGCCGGCATCGGAGGCGATGGCGCGCCGGTTGGCCGCCGTCGAAGGCATTTTCTGCGGCATTTCGTCCGGTGGGGCCTGCGAGGTTGCGTTGCGCATCGCGCGGCAAACGCAGAACGCTACTATCGTGTTCATCGTTTGCGACCGTGGCGACCGGTACCTGTCGACAGGCGTGTTCTCCGCGTAA
- a CDS encoding ComEA family DNA-binding protein: MGTLLNTLNAPRMAVVLWLTAGLAAASPRVQINAADDAMLQTIRGIGPSTAQAIIEARDAQGPFSSANDLVRRVKRVGAKSVAKWQAQGLVFDAASPEQHCAPAAASVR; the protein is encoded by the coding sequence ATGGGTACGCTGCTCAATACGCTGAACGCGCCGCGCATGGCGGTGGTGCTGTGGCTGACCGCGGGCTTGGCCGCGGCGTCGCCACGCGTGCAGATCAACGCTGCGGATGATGCGATGCTGCAGACGATCCGCGGGATCGGTCCATCCACTGCGCAGGCAATCATCGAAGCTCGGGACGCGCAGGGCCCGTTCAGTAGCGCGAACGATCTCGTGCGACGCGTCAAGCGCGTGGGTGCGAAGTCGGTGGCGAAGTGGCAGGCACAGGGCCTGGTTTTCGATGCTGCGTCGCCGGAACAGCACTGCGCGCCCGCAGCCGCGAGCGTGCGGTAA
- the rfaD gene encoding ADP-glyceromanno-heptose 6-epimerase, producing MTIIVTGAAGFIGSNIVKGLNERGERRIIAVDNLTRSDKFRNLVDCEIDDYIDKREFVERLRRHNFGKVRAVFHEGACSDTMETDGRYMMDNNFTYSRAVLEACVAQRAQFLYASSAAIYGGSTTFVEERGSESPLNVYGYSKFLFDQVVRRMLPDAASQIVGFRYFNVYGPRETHKGRMASVAFHNFNEFRAQRHVKLFGEYNGYAAGEQTRDFVSVEDVVKVNLFFFDHPDKSGIFNLGTGRAQPFNDIAMTVVNTLRELDGKPALPLSELVMNGTLEYIAFPDALRGKYQCFTQADLTKLRAAGYEAPFLTVQEGVARYVRWLNG from the coding sequence ATGACCATCATCGTTACCGGCGCGGCCGGCTTCATTGGCAGTAACATCGTCAAGGGATTGAACGAGCGCGGCGAACGCCGGATCATCGCTGTCGACAACCTGACACGCTCGGACAAGTTCCGCAACCTCGTCGATTGCGAGATCGACGACTACATCGACAAGCGCGAGTTTGTCGAGCGCTTGCGCCGTCATAACTTCGGCAAGGTGCGTGCAGTATTTCACGAAGGTGCCTGCTCCGACACGATGGAAACGGACGGGCGCTACATGATGGACAACAATTTCACGTACAGCCGCGCGGTGCTGGAAGCCTGCGTCGCGCAGCGTGCCCAGTTCCTGTACGCGTCGTCCGCGGCGATCTACGGCGGCTCGACGACGTTTGTCGAGGAGCGGGGTTCGGAAAGTCCGTTGAACGTCTACGGCTACTCGAAGTTTCTGTTCGACCAGGTCGTGCGGCGCATGCTGCCCGACGCAGCAAGCCAGATCGTGGGCTTTCGCTATTTTAACGTCTATGGTCCTCGCGAGACGCACAAGGGGCGTATGGCGTCGGTGGCATTCCACAACTTCAACGAGTTCCGTGCGCAACGCCACGTCAAGCTATTTGGCGAATACAACGGCTATGCGGCTGGCGAGCAGACGCGGGATTTCGTGTCCGTCGAAGATGTGGTCAAGGTGAACCTGTTTTTCTTCGATCACCCGGACAAGTCGGGCATTTTCAATCTTGGTACGGGCCGTGCACAACCGTTCAACGATATCGCGATGACTGTCGTGAACACGTTACGCGAACTCGATGGCAAGCCGGCGTTGCCGCTTTCTGAACTGGTCATGAACGGCACGCTCGAGTACATCGCATTTCCGGACGCGCTGCGCGGCAAGTACCAGTGCTTCACACAGGCCGATCTCACCAAGCTGCGCGCCGCCGGCTATGAGGCTCCGTTCCTGACCGTGCAGGAAGGCGTGGCGCGCTACGTGCGTTGGCTGAACGGCTGA
- the rfaE1 gene encoding D-glycero-beta-D-manno-heptose-7-phosphate kinase yields MRWPSLASNTTRLAAVRRRPMRCSVRCSVSDRPISRLALHAASEAATADAASALQQVPTVQRPQLATSRVLVVGDVMLDRYWFGDVTRISPEAPVPVVHVQRTEDRLGGAANVARNVSALGAQAGLLCVVGHDEPGERIVELLGQSSVNAHLERDPALPTTIKLRILSRQQQLLRIDFEKTPAHEVLLAGLAKFETLLPDHDVVLLSDYAKGGLTHVRRMIEAAQAAGKPVLVDPKGDDWERYRGATLITPNRAELIEVVGHWKSEADLHARVEALRASLQFCALLLTRSEEGMTLFTDAGMLHESALAREVYDVSGAGDTVIATLATMLGAGVPLAEAVRQANRAAGVVVGKLGTAIVSYDELFPDPPASA; encoded by the coding sequence ATGCGATGGCCGAGTTTGGCATCGAATACTACGCGATTGGCCGCGGTACGGCGCCGGCCAATGCGATGCTCAGTGAGGTGCAGCGTGTCTGACAGGCCGATTTCGCGTTTGGCGCTGCATGCCGCGAGCGAAGCGGCCACCGCCGACGCGGCGAGCGCGTTGCAACAGGTGCCGACCGTGCAGCGGCCACAGCTTGCTACTTCGCGCGTGCTGGTCGTCGGCGACGTGATGCTGGATCGCTATTGGTTCGGCGATGTCACGCGGATCTCGCCGGAGGCGCCGGTGCCCGTTGTCCACGTGCAGCGCACTGAGGATCGTCTGGGCGGCGCCGCCAACGTCGCGCGCAACGTATCGGCGCTGGGCGCCCAGGCGGGACTGCTGTGCGTGGTGGGACATGATGAGCCGGGCGAGCGTATCGTCGAGCTGCTCGGCCAGAGCAGCGTGAACGCGCACCTGGAGCGCGATCCTGCATTGCCGACGACGATCAAGCTGCGCATCTTGTCGCGCCAGCAACAATTGCTGCGGATCGATTTCGAAAAGACGCCGGCGCACGAGGTATTGCTGGCCGGGCTGGCGAAGTTCGAGACGCTGCTGCCCGACCATGATGTTGTGTTGTTGTCCGACTACGCGAAAGGTGGCCTGACGCACGTGAGGCGGATGATCGAGGCCGCGCAGGCGGCTGGCAAGCCCGTGCTGGTTGACCCGAAGGGGGATGACTGGGAGCGCTACCGCGGTGCGACGCTGATCACGCCGAACCGGGCGGAGTTGATTGAGGTCGTCGGCCACTGGAAGTCCGAGGCGGACCTGCATGCGCGCGTGGAGGCATTGCGCGCCTCGCTGCAGTTCTGCGCATTGCTGCTGACCCGTTCGGAGGAAGGCATGACGCTATTCACCGATGCCGGCATGTTGCACGAGTCGGCGCTTGCACGCGAAGTGTATGATGTGTCGGGCGCAGGCGATACGGTCATCGCGACGCTGGCGACCATGCTCGGTGCCGGCGTGCCGCTTGCTGAGGCGGTTCGTCAGGCGAATCGCGCCGCCGGCGTCGTGGTCGGCAAGCTCGGTACCGCGATCGTGAGCTACGACGAACTGTTCCCCGACCCGCCGGCATCGGCCTGA
- a CDS encoding UDP-glucose dehydrogenase family protein, with translation MKITIIGTGYVGLVTGACLAELGNDVFCLDVDPRKIETLNGGGVPIHEPGLKELIDRNRAAGRLQFSTQVEASVAHGDVQFIAVGTPPDEDGSADLQYVLAAARNIGRHMQGFKVIVDKSTVPVGTAERVGAAVAEELARRGAGHGFSVVSNPEFLKEGAAVDDFMRPDRIVIGSDDDEAGKYAREQMKRLYKPFNRNHERTMYMDVRSAEFTKYAANAMLATRISFMNELANLADRVGADIEAVRRGIGSDPRIGYSFLYAGAGYGGSCFPKDVQALMRTAHEYGRTLRILEAVEAVNDAQKSVLVDKITARLGQDLSGRTVAVWGLAFKPNTDDMREAPSRTLIMALLRRGATVRAYDPVAMQEARRVLALDLRDEPQAQARLSFVPTQAEAVHGADALAIMTEWKAFKSPDFNALKRALKAPLVFDGRNLYEPNAMAEFGIEYYAIGRGTAPANAMLSEVQRV, from the coding sequence ATGAAAATCACCATTATCGGCACAGGCTATGTTGGCCTGGTCACTGGCGCATGCCTGGCGGAGTTGGGTAACGACGTGTTCTGCCTGGACGTGGATCCGCGCAAGATTGAGACTTTGAATGGCGGGGGCGTGCCGATCCACGAGCCGGGGCTCAAGGAGCTGATCGATCGCAACCGCGCGGCGGGGCGGTTGCAGTTCTCCACGCAGGTGGAAGCGAGCGTGGCGCACGGGGATGTGCAGTTCATCGCGGTGGGCACGCCGCCGGACGAGGATGGCTCGGCGGACCTACAGTACGTGCTGGCGGCGGCACGCAATATTGGCCGGCACATGCAGGGCTTCAAGGTGATCGTGGACAAGTCGACGGTGCCAGTGGGCACGGCCGAGCGAGTGGGCGCGGCCGTGGCCGAGGAGTTGGCGCGGCGCGGGGCGGGGCATGGTTTCTCGGTGGTGTCGAATCCGGAGTTTTTGAAGGAAGGCGCGGCGGTGGACGATTTCATGCGTCCTGACCGGATCGTGATCGGCAGCGACGACGACGAGGCCGGCAAGTACGCGCGCGAGCAGATGAAGCGGCTGTACAAGCCGTTCAACCGGAACCACGAGCGCACGATGTACATGGACGTTCGCTCAGCGGAGTTCACCAAGTATGCGGCCAACGCGATGCTGGCCACGCGGATCTCGTTCATGAACGAGTTGGCGAACTTGGCGGACCGGGTGGGGGCGGACATCGAGGCGGTGCGCCGGGGGATCGGCTCGGACCCACGCATCGGCTACAGCTTTTTGTACGCGGGGGCGGGCTACGGCGGCTCTTGCTTTCCAAAGGACGTGCAGGCGCTGATGCGTACGGCGCACGAGTATGGGCGCACGCTACGGATCCTGGAGGCGGTGGAGGCGGTGAACGACGCGCAAAAGAGCGTGCTGGTGGACAAGATCACGGCGCGGCTGGGACAGGACTTGAGCGGGCGCACGGTGGCGGTGTGGGGGCTGGCGTTCAAGCCGAATACGGATGACATGCGCGAGGCGCCGAGCCGCACGTTGATCATGGCACTGCTCAGGCGCGGGGCGACGGTGCGTGCGTACGATCCGGTGGCGATGCAGGAGGCGCGGCGGGTGTTGGCGTTGGATCTGCGCGATGAGCCGCAAGCGCAGGCGCGGCTGTCGTTCGTTCCCACGCAGGCCGAGGCGGTGCACGGCGCGGACGCACTGGCAATCATGACCGAGTGGAAGGCGTTCAAGAGTCCGGATTTCAACGCGCTCAAGCGTGCGCTGAAGGCGCCGCTGGTGTTCGACGGGCGCAACTTGTACGAGCCCAATGCGATGGCCGAGTTTGGCATCGAATACTACGCGATTGGCCGCGGTACGGCGCCGGCCAATGCGATGCTCAGTGAGGTGCAGCGTGTCTGA
- the lapB gene encoding lipopolysaccharide assembly protein LapB has product MDLDFWWLLIIPVAFGLGWVAARYDLKHLLSESANLPRSYFRGLNFLLNEQPDQAIDAFIEVVKLDPETTELHFALGSLFRRRGETERAIRVHQNLLSREDLPANERDHALYELGQDFLKAGLLDRAEETFQRLHSGGYALGALRALLTIFEIEKDWHKAIEAAQRIEAMGAPPLGKEISQFHCELAQEALQYKRIDDARNALQQALRCNPQNVRATILSGDVEMACHEPTRALEYWRQVEQQNPAYLPLVANKLMQAYAATGWSAQGAALLTHYVEAYPSNDLLDAAYKHIAELRGADAAHALARTQMQKSPNLAGMTRLLEAQIAVAEEPRKGELELMRTLIRQRTKNLPRYTCQNCGFRARLFYWQCPGCSGWETYAPRRVEPIAAAN; this is encoded by the coding sequence ATGGATCTTGATTTCTGGTGGTTGCTCATCATCCCGGTGGCCTTCGGGCTGGGCTGGGTCGCGGCCCGCTATGACCTGAAACACCTGCTGTCCGAGAGCGCGAACTTGCCGCGCTCTTACTTCCGGGGTTTGAATTTCCTGCTCAATGAGCAACCGGATCAAGCCATCGACGCGTTCATCGAAGTGGTGAAGCTAGATCCGGAGACAACCGAGCTTCACTTTGCCTTGGGCAGTTTGTTTCGTCGGCGCGGCGAGACGGAACGCGCGATCCGGGTTCATCAGAACCTGCTGTCGCGTGAGGACTTGCCGGCCAACGAGCGCGACCATGCGTTGTACGAGCTTGGCCAGGACTTTTTAAAAGCTGGACTGCTCGATCGGGCGGAAGAGACCTTCCAGCGGTTGCACAGTGGCGGCTACGCACTCGGTGCGTTGCGGGCGCTGTTGACCATCTTCGAAATCGAGAAGGACTGGCACAAGGCGATCGAGGCGGCGCAACGAATCGAGGCGATGGGCGCGCCGCCGCTGGGCAAGGAGATTTCGCAATTCCACTGCGAGCTTGCGCAGGAAGCGTTGCAGTACAAGCGGATAGACGATGCACGCAACGCACTACAACAGGCGCTGCGGTGCAACCCACAGAATGTGCGAGCAACGATCCTGAGCGGCGATGTTGAGATGGCGTGTCACGAACCGACGCGGGCGCTCGAGTATTGGCGACAGGTCGAGCAGCAGAATCCCGCCTACTTGCCGCTGGTTGCCAACAAGCTGATGCAAGCGTATGCGGCGACCGGCTGGTCGGCGCAGGGCGCCGCGCTGTTGACGCACTATGTCGAGGCGTATCCGTCGAACGATCTGCTTGACGCCGCCTACAAGCACATCGCCGAGTTGCGTGGCGCGGATGCCGCGCATGCGCTGGCGCGTACGCAGATGCAGAAGTCACCCAACCTGGCGGGCATGACGCGGCTGCTCGAAGCGCAGATTGCGGTGGCCGAAGAGCCTCGCAAGGGCGAACTGGAACTGATGCGCACGTTGATCCGGCAGCGCACGAAAAATCTGCCGCGATATACGTGCCAGAACTGCGGTTTTCGGGCGCGGTTATTCTACTGGCAGTGCCCCGGCTGCAGCGGCTGGGAAACCTACGCGCCTCGGCGGGTCGAGCCGATCGCGGCGGCGAACTGA
- a CDS encoding LapA family protein, translated as MKLIVWLIRVIVFVLLLVLALANTQGVTLNFLAGYTWNAPLIVIGLAFFVVGLLAGLVSVLPAVFRLRLENGRLKRELKTARQTPVTTDEPPMPPII; from the coding sequence ATGAAGCTCATTGTCTGGCTGATCCGTGTCATCGTATTCGTGTTGCTGCTGGTGCTGGCGCTTGCCAACACGCAAGGCGTGACACTGAACTTCCTAGCCGGCTATACGTGGAATGCGCCATTGATCGTGATCGGGCTCGCATTTTTCGTGGTCGGCCTGCTTGCCGGGCTGGTGTCGGTGCTGCCGGCGGTCTTCCGGTTGCGGCTCGAAAACGGCCGACTCAAGCGCGAGCTGAAGACGGCCCGGCAGACACCAGTGACGACGGACGAACCGCCGATGCCGCCGATCATCTGA
- a CDS encoding integration host factor subunit beta, whose product MTKSELVAQLALRFPQLVLKDADFAVKAMLDAMSDALANGHRIEIRGFGSFALNRRPARIGRNPKSGERVQVPEKWVPHFKPGKELRERVDGKAGQPMKADSAEASDDA is encoded by the coding sequence ATGACCAAATCCGAGTTGGTCGCTCAACTGGCGCTGCGATTTCCGCAACTTGTCCTAAAGGATGCGGATTTTGCAGTCAAGGCGATGCTCGATGCGATGTCCGACGCGCTTGCCAATGGTCATCGCATCGAGATACGCGGCTTTGGCAGCTTTGCACTGAATCGTCGTCCGGCCCGGATCGGACGCAACCCCAAGTCTGGCGAGCGAGTCCAGGTCCCGGAGAAATGGGTGCCGCACTTCAAGCCGGGCAAGGAGTTGCGCGAGCGGGTTGACGGCAAGGCCGGCCAACCGATGAAGGCCGACAGCGCCGAGGCGTCGGACGACGCATGA
- the rpsA gene encoding 30S ribosomal protein S1, which produces MHHFIFMSDLQTSNPNTESFAALFEESLTRQDMRAGEVISAEVVRVDHNFVVVNAGLKSEAYIPIEEFLNDQGEVEVQAGDFVSVAIDALENGYGDTILSRDKAKRLASWLALEKALDNNELVTGTITGKVKGGMTVMVNGIRAFLPGSLVDTRPVKDTTPYEGKTLEFRVIKLDRKRNNVVLSRRAVIEATQGEERAKLLETLKEGAIVNGVVKNITDYGAFVDLGGIDGLLHITDIAWRRVRHPSEVLSVGQEVTAKILKFDQEKNRVSLGIKQLGDDPWEGISRRYPSGTRLFGKVTNITDYGAFVEVESGIEGLVHVSEMDWTNKNVAPSKVVQLGDEVEVMVLEIDEDRRRISLGMKQCKPNPWDDFSRNFKKGDKITGAIKSITDFGVFIGLPGGIDGLVHLSDLSWSESGEEAVRKYKKGDEVEAMVLGIDVEKERISLGIKQLEGDPFNNFVAMNDKGSTVDGTVKAVDPKGAVIQLSAEVEGYLRASEIAQDRVEDARNVLKEGDKVNAMVINIDRKSRGIQLSIKAKDSAEQQQAMRGLQTDSSAAASGTTNLGALLKAKLDGQQNQ; this is translated from the coding sequence ATGCACCATTTCATTTTTATGTCCGACCTGCAAACCTCTAACCCGAATACTGAATCTTTTGCGGCTCTGTTCGAAGAGTCGCTGACCCGCCAGGACATGCGCGCAGGCGAAGTGATCTCTGCCGAAGTCGTGCGCGTTGACCACAATTTCGTGGTCGTCAACGCGGGTCTGAAGTCTGAAGCCTACATTCCGATCGAAGAGTTCCTGAATGATCAGGGCGAGGTTGAGGTGCAGGCGGGCGATTTCGTATCGGTCGCGATCGACGCCCTCGAGAACGGCTATGGCGATACGATCCTGTCGCGCGATAAGGCCAAGCGTCTTGCTTCGTGGCTTGCGCTTGAAAAGGCGCTGGACAACAACGAGCTTGTGACCGGCACGATCACCGGCAAGGTCAAGGGCGGCATGACCGTGATGGTCAACGGCATCCGTGCGTTCCTGCCCGGCTCGCTGGTTGACACCCGTCCGGTCAAGGACACGACGCCGTACGAGGGCAAGACGCTCGAGTTCCGCGTGATCAAACTGGACCGCAAGCGTAACAACGTCGTGCTGTCGCGCCGCGCGGTGATCGAAGCCACGCAAGGCGAAGAGCGCGCGAAGCTGCTCGAGACGCTGAAGGAAGGCGCGATCGTCAATGGCGTCGTGAAGAACATCACCGACTACGGTGCGTTCGTTGACCTCGGCGGCATCGACGGCTTGCTGCACATCACCGACATCGCGTGGCGTCGCGTGCGTCACCCAAGTGAAGTGCTGTCTGTGGGCCAGGAAGTGACCGCGAAGATCCTGAAGTTCGATCAGGAAAAGAACCGTGTGTCGCTTGGCATCAAGCAGCTCGGCGACGATCCGTGGGAAGGCATTTCGCGTCGCTACCCATCGGGCACGCGGCTGTTCGGCAAGGTCACGAACATCACCGACTACGGCGCGTTTGTCGAGGTCGAGTCGGGCATCGAAGGCCTCGTGCACGTGTCCGAGATGGACTGGACCAACAAGAACGTCGCGCCGAGCAAGGTGGTGCAGCTCGGTGACGAAGTGGAAGTCATGGTGCTCGAGATCGACGAGGATCGCCGCCGTATCAGCCTCGGCATGAAGCAATGCAAGCCGAACCCGTGGGATGACTTCAGCCGCAACTTCAAGAAGGGCGATAAAATCACCGGCGCAATCAAGTCGATTACCGATTTCGGCGTGTTCATCGGCCTGCCGGGCGGGATTGATGGCCTGGTGCACTTGTCGGACCTGTCGTGGAGCGAATCCGGTGAAGAAGCGGTTCGCAAGTACAAGAAGGGCGACGAGGTTGAGGCCATGGTGCTCGGCATCGATGTCGAGAAGGAGCGCATCTCGCTGGGTATCAAGCAGTTGGAAGGCGACCCGTTCAACAACTTCGTGGCGATGAACGACAAGGGCTCAACCGTCGATGGTACGGTCAAGGCTGTCGATCCGAAGGGCGCCGTGATCCAGTTGAGCGCTGAGGTCGAAGGCTATCTGCGGGCGTCGGAAATCGCGCAGGACCGTGTCGAGGACGCGCGCAATGTGCTGAAGGAAGGTGACAAGGTCAACGCGATGGTCATCAACATTGACCGCAAATCGCGCGGTATCCAGCTGTCGATCAAGGCGAAGGATTCCGCGGAGCAGCAGCAAGCGATGCGCGGCCTGCAAACCGACAGCAGCGCGGCCGCCAGCGGCACGACTAACCTCGGTGCGTTGCTCAAGGCAAAGCTGGACGGTCAACAGAACCAGTAA
- the cmk gene encoding (d)CMP kinase — protein sequence MKSNRPFYEPVPVITIDGPTASGKGTVAQLVAAHLGFHLLDSGALYRLAALAAQRYGVGKDDVAALVALIDDLHITFREGCAQLDGVDVSTEIRHEAVGKLASAIAVHAPVRGALVARQRAFRKPPGLVADGRDMGTVIFTDAILKVFLTASAEARAQRRYKQLIQKGFSANIDDLLRDLRERDARDANRASAPLKPAADARLLDTSTLSIGEAVDRVVAWYQQIDPATGAAKAGHGRQGPQA from the coding sequence ATGAAGTCCAATCGTCCATTTTATGAACCCGTGCCAGTCATCACGATTGACGGGCCGACGGCATCCGGCAAGGGCACGGTCGCGCAACTGGTGGCGGCGCACCTGGGCTTTCATTTGCTGGACAGCGGCGCGCTGTATCGGCTGGCGGCGCTGGCGGCGCAGCGCTATGGAGTGGGCAAGGACGACGTCGCCGCGCTGGTGGCGCTCATCGATGACCTCCATATCACCTTTCGCGAAGGCTGTGCGCAATTGGATGGTGTGGACGTCTCGACCGAGATTCGGCATGAGGCCGTCGGCAAGTTGGCTTCGGCGATCGCGGTACACGCGCCGGTGCGCGGCGCGCTGGTGGCCCGGCAGCGCGCGTTCCGCAAGCCGCCCGGCCTGGTCGCGGACGGTCGCGACATGGGCACGGTGATTTTTACCGACGCGATATTAAAGGTGTTTTTGACGGCAAGTGCGGAGGCCCGCGCGCAGAGGCGTTATAAGCAATTGATACAAAAAGGGTTTTCTGCTAATATAGATGACCTTCTGCGGGATTTGCGCGAGCGTGATGCGCGCGATGCAAATCGCGCCAGCGCGCCGCTGAAGCCAGCGGCGGACGCGCGCCTGCTCGACACGTCCACGTTGTCGATCGGTGAAGCGGTTGATCGGGTCGTGGCCTGGTACCAGCAAATCGACCCAGCTACCGGTGCGGCGAAGGCGGGTCATGGCCGGCAAGGCCCGCAGGCGTGA